The genomic segment CCGGCCCCGGGTCGCGTACCGGGAGACCGTGTTGCAGGGCGTGACCGGGTTCGTGCACCGGCACGTCAAGCAGGACGGCGGGGCCGGGCAGTTCGCGCACGTGGTGCTGGACGTGGAGCCGCTGGAGGGCACCGGGTTCGTGTTCGCCTCGGCGGTGACCGGCGGCCGGGTGCCGGCCGAGTACGTGCGGGCGGTCGAAGCCGGCTGCCGCGACGCGCTGACCGACGGCCCGCTCGACGGCCACCCCGTGGTGGGGCTGCGGGTCACGCTGGTCGACGGGGCCACGCACGTGAAGGACTCGTCCGAGACAGCCTTCCGTACGGCGGGCCGAGCCGGGCTGCGGGCGGCGCTGACCGCGTGCACGATGGCGCGGCTGGAGCCCGTGGCCGACGTGACGGTCAGCGCGCCCGCCGACACGCTGGGCGCGGTGCTGGGCGACCTCGCGGCCCGCCGGGGCCAGGTCACCGGCTCGACGTCACAGTCGGTGACGGCGGTGGTGCCGCTGGCCGAGCTGTTCGGCTACGCGAGCGACCTGCGCAGCCGGACACGGGGCCGGGCGACCTTCTCGACGAGGCCGGCCGGGTACCGCCGCGCCGCCTGAAACGGTGTCGCCCCGGGTTCCGTACCGAGCCCGGGGCGACGTGCCGGGGCCGGTGGGACGGGGGCTAACCTGGCGTCGGTGGGTAACGGCGCGAGATCATCGGCGAGGCGTCCGGGCGGTGGTCCCGGTCGCCTGCCCACGCACCGCCTGGTGCTGGCGATGGCGCTGATCTCGACCGCCCCGCCGCTGGTCATCCACGAGGGCTGGCGGGGGCTGCTGGTGGCCGTGGCCGCCGTGCTCTACGCGGCCTATCTGCTGCTCGGCAAGCGCTGGCCCCGGCTGCGCCGCCGGCGGCCGGTGTCACCGCCCCGGCCCGGACGGCTGCCCTCGGCCCCACCGGAGCCGGCACCGCCCGCCCCGCCGTCCACCGGGCACGAGCCGGAGCGCGCCTCGCCCGCCCCGCCGTCCACCGGGCACGGGCCGGAGCCCACTGCGCTGCCCGCCGAGCGCCAGCCCGAAAACGCTACGCCGCCCTCCCGGTCCGGTCCAGTACGTAAGCGAGAGTAATCAGAGCGTAGTTTTTCATCCCTCGCACGCTTGCCACGAAGGGACGCCGCGCTATTGGCTCGGCGGGTTCCGACCATTTCGTGGAGGGAGCACCATGACCATCGCCGATCCGCTGTCGGTCCGCGGTGCGCCGAACCTCCCCGCGGGGTTCGCCGGCACCTTCACCAGCCGGTTCGTCGCCACGGAAGACACGGAAGACACAGGAGCCCCGGAGGCGCTGGTGGCGGCCCTGTCCGGCTTCCTGACCCCGGGTCGCTCGTGAGGGCGCCCACGCTGGACGACGCCGAGTGGCTCGACGCCGCGCCGCCCGCACTCGACGGGCACGTAGTGGCGTACGACTTCTGGACGTCGACCTGCGTCAACTGGCTGCGCACGGCACCCTGGCGCCGGGCCTGGTGGCAGGCCTACCGCGACGACGGCCTGATCGTGGTGGGCGTGCACACCCCCGAGTTCGCCTTCGAGCACGACCCGGAGCTGATCCGCCGGGCCGTGACGGCGCGCGGCATCACGTATCCGGTCGTGGCCGACAGCGACTACACGGTGTGGAAGTCGTTCGACAATCACTACTGGCCCGCGCTCTATCTGGCCGGCCGGGACGGGGTGATCCGCGACCACCACTTCGGCGAGGGCCGGTACGCCGAGTCCGAACGCACGATCCAGCGCCTGCTCGGCGTGACGCGACCGCTGACCCGGCCCGAGGCGCTGGGAGTGGAGGCCCCGGCCGACGGGGATCGCCTGAGGACACCGGAGACCTACCTGGGCTACGCGCGGGGTGAACGCTTCGCCTCCGGCGGAGGTTCCCACGCGTACGGGTATCCGGCTTTTCTGCAGTCCGGCCAGTGGGCGCTCGACGGCGACTGGACGCGCAGCGGCGAATACGCGGCCGTGCACCGCCAGGACGGCAGTGTCGCGTTCCGCTTCGAGGCCCGCGACGCCAACCTGGTGCTGGCGGCCGATGTCCCCGTGCCGTTCCGGGTGTTCCTGGACGGCCGCCCGCCCGGCGACGCCCACGGCGCCGACATCGGCCCCGACGGCCTGGGCACGGTGACCGAGGGCCGCCTGTATCAGCTGATCCGGCAGCCCGGCGCGATCACCGGACGCCACCTGGAGGTCGTCTTCCACGCCCCGGG from the Paractinoplanes abujensis genome contains:
- a CDS encoding thioredoxin yields the protein MRAPTLDDAEWLDAAPPALDGHVVAYDFWTSTCVNWLRTAPWRRAWWQAYRDDGLIVVGVHTPEFAFEHDPELIRRAVTARGITYPVVADSDYTVWKSFDNHYWPALYLAGRDGVIRDHHFGEGRYAESERTIQRLLGVTRPLTRPEALGVEAPADGDRLRTPETYLGYARGERFASGGGSHAYGYPAFLQSGQWALDGDWTRSGEYAAVHRQDGSVAFRFEARDANLVLAADVPVPFRVFLDGRPPGDAHGADIGPDGLGTVTEGRLYQLIRQPGAITGRHLEVVFHAPGARAYVFTFG